The genomic DNA GTAGTCTGACGAATTCGCCTTGGCCGCCTGAATGAGATAGCGCACCAGCGATGGCCGCAGTTCTTCGTAGGCCTGCTCCTCACTCTCGGCGAGATAGACCAGCTTCAGGACGGTTACCCAGTCGAGACAGTAGCGAATGACATCATCCGGGTGGTTGCTTGCCTCCAGCACCTCGCGATAGCGGTCGACATACTGCTTGATCCGCTGCTCCGGGAAACGGCCAAGCAACACCGGCCAGCCACGCCGCGCCGTATCGACGAGGGATTCGTCGCTCGTGACCGCGCGCGCCACCTTCGGGTGCGGCTTGGTGTAGGGCGCCGGGATAACCCGCTCGACCTTGACGTTGAAATACTTGCCGTGATGCTCATAGTTGCCGCGCCAGCAGCCGAGCACGACTTCGATCGCTTCATTGACAATCTCCCGCTTCTCCTCGAGCGGGATGCCGAACGCCTCGTACTCGAGCGGGCTATTGCCCGTGCCGAAGCCCGCGATAAATCGCCCCTCGTAGAAGTTATCGAGCAGGTTACAGTGGGTCGCGAAGCGCAGCGGATGATGGAACGGCAGCACTGCCACCGAAAAGCCGAGCGTCATCCGTCGGATGCGGTTCGCGAGATACGCGCCAAACATGAAGGGGTCGGCGAAGGCGTTGTAGCCAGTGGTGTGATGCTCCGTGAGGTAGACCGCATCGAAGCCGTTCTGGTCGGCATACTCGATGTGCTGCGTGACCGCGCGGATCACTTTCAGGTCGTCATCCGGACCGCTTGTCTGGGGATTGATATACAGGCTGAAGTGCACGGAATCCTCCTCCCGCGCAAAGCTTCTCTCATTGTACGCCGGCTCGTCTTCCCCCTTCGACCGCCAAATGGCCGCTCGTCACTAGGCCAGATGGCGGAGAAGCGGCGATCGGCGCACGTGGAGCGCCGCACAGAACCCTACTCCTTCCTCGCACGGCACCGGCAAGCGTCCGTCTTCATCCCCCTCGAGCGCTGCCTGCGCTACGGGCCGGCAGGGGGCGCCGGCTCCTCGTCGAGGACGCGGACAAACACGTGGGAAGCGAGTTCGGGACCGACCGCGTGCTCGCTGTCGCCAAGCTGCACGTGGATAGGCCCTCCGAAGGGAGCGCGCTCGCGCACAACGATCGGCACGCTGGGAAACATCCCGAGAGACGCAAGGTAGCGCAGGAGCGCAGGGTCACGGTCGCTCACGCGCTGGATGACGGCTGGCTGACCGGGTTCGAGCCGCGAAAGCGGGATCAATGCCGGTTCGACCAATTCCAAATCTTTTGTCGGGATGGGGTCGCCATGCGGGTCGACGGTCGGCCGGCCAAGGAGAACGTCGATCCGCTCTTCGAACTCTTCCGAGATGACATGCTCCAGCCGGTCTGCCTCGGCGTGCACCGCGTCCCAGGAGTAGCCGAGCACTTCAGCAAGGTAGAGCTCAAGCAGCCGGTGGTGGCGAATGATCTCGAGGGCAATCTTACGGCCAGCAGGGGTCAGCTCCACGCCGTGATAGCGCGTATGGACGACAAGACCAAGCTGCGCCAAGCGCTTGCTCATACTCGTCACCGAGGCATCGCTGATTTCGAGGAGACCGGCAAGCGCTGACGTTGTCGCCTCCTGACCGCTCGCCTGCAAGTGGTAGACCGCCTTGAGATAGTCCTCGGCAGCTTGGCCGAGTGGCGCTCCGTGGTCGCCGCGATGGACGCGCGAGCGTGGCACGACCCCTCCCCCGTCGGTTCTGTCACCAATCATACGAAAGCGCAGTTCAGTTCGCCCGCTGGCATGGTATGATGTCTTCAGCGTATCACGGCTGGAGACTACATGATCCCGCAGATTCAAGTGGGCAACACCTTTCCTGATTTCGAAGTGCCCGACCATACTGGCGCCCTCCGCCGGCTGAGCGAGTTCGCCGGCCGCGACCCGCTCGCCCTGATCATCTACCGCGGCTGGTGGTGACCCAAGTGCCAGCAGGAGCTGCGGGGGCTCGTTGAGCTCCAGAAGGAAATCGCGGTCGCCTATACCTCCCTCGTCGTGATGAGCACCGACCCTCCCGAAGTCAGCGCTGCCTTTCGCGCCGGCCTCGGCGCGCAGTTCCCCTTCCTGTGCGACTACGAGCGGAAGGTGCAGCGCCTGCTCGACCTCCAAGAGACGACCGACCCGCGCCACGATCCGATCATCCCCTACAGCTTCACGCTCTACCCCGACCTGACAATCCACAAGATCTACAACGGCTATTGGTTCTGGGGCCGGCCGACCCTCGAAGAATTGCGCCAAGACTTTCGCGAGATCAGCCGCGCCATCCGTCCGGATTGGGACCTCCAGAACATTCGCCGCTAGCGTCCGCCCCGCCATCCGGTAGCATTGCCCAAAGCGATCTCGCCCACCCAGCCACCGCGGCGGGACAGGGAGCGGCGTGGACCCCTCATCCCTGCTGGTCAATCTTGCGCTGGCGCTCGCCGTCGCCATCGTTGGTGCGGCGAGCGCCCTTCGCCTGCGGCAATCAGTCATCCTCGGCTATCTGCTGGCCGGGGTTGCGATCGGGCCGTTCACTCCTGGCGTCGTCGGCGACATCCAGACGGTCGAAGCACTCGCCAACATCGGCATCATCCTCCTTATGTTCACGATCGGCATCCAGCTCTCCTTGCGCGATCTCGTGCGCGCCGGGCGCGTGGCGATCGGCGGCGGCACGCTCCAAGTGCTGGCGATGATCGGCCTCGGCGCCGCGGTCGGCCACCTGCTCGGCTGGCAGCCGATCGAAAGCCTGTTCTTCGGCGCCGTCCTCTCCAACTCCTCCAGCACCGTGCTCAGCAAAGTGCTCGACGAGCGCGGCGCGGGCGGCGCGCCGGAAGGCCGGCTTGCGCTCGCCTGGTCGACCGTGCAGGACCTCAGCACGATCGTCCTCGTCGTCGTCCTGAGCGCGCTCGCAGCCGGACGCGACAATCCGCTCGAAGAAGTGGGGCTCGCGCTCGCTCAAGCAGCGATCTTTTTGGTCCTCGTCTTGCCCGTCGGGTCGTGGGTGCTGCCGCGTCTGTTCCTGCGGATCGCCGCGCTTGGCAGCCGCGAGGTATTCGTGCTCTCGGTCGCGGCCGTCGCGCTGGGCGTCGCCTGGCTCGCCTCGCTGTTCGGGCTTTCGCTCGCGCTGGGGGCCTTCGTCGCCGGCGTCGTCGTCGCCGAGTCCGATTTGTCCTCCCAGATCCTCGGCGAAGCGATGCCGCTGCGCGACCTGTTCGCCGGTCTCTTCTTCGTCTCGATCGGGATGCTCGTCGACCCCCTTTTCGCTTGGAACAATCTCGCGCTCGTCCTACTTACCGCCGCGCTGATCGTCATCGCCAAGGGCGCGCTCTCCGCCGCGCTCGCCTGGGCGCTGCGCGTCCCCCTCATCGTCGCCGTTCCAACGGGGGCGCTGCTCGCCCAGTCCGCCGAGTTCTCCTTTCTGCTGGCGCGGCTCGGCAGCGAGTTGGGCGCCGTTTCCAGCCTCGTTTTCAACGTCATGCTGGCAGGGTCGGTCATCAGCATCGTGCTCGCAGCACCAGTCTACGAGGTCGCCAAGCCCCTCGCGCGCTGGGCCCAGCGCCGGCTGCCACCCTCTCCCCTCGCCACGCTCCCCCCGAGCGACGACGCGCCGCGGCGAGGCCACGTTGTCATTTGCGGCTTTGGCCAAGTCGGCAGCGCGATCGCGGCGGTGCTGGAGCGGCGCGGGCTGCGCTGGATCGCCATCGATCTCGACCAGCGCGTCGTCGAGCGGGGACGCGAGCGCGGCGGCGCAATCCTCCTCGGCGATGCCGCTCTGCCGGTCGTGCTCGACCAGACCGGCCTGAAAGGAGCGCGAGCGCTTGTGATTGCCGTCCCCGACACTCTCACCACGCGACGGATTGTCGACTACGCTCGCCAGATCAACCCCCACCTCACTCTCGTGGCGCGCGCTCCCAGCCGCGAGGAGCGCGACTACCTCGTCGCGCGCGGGGTCACGGTCGCCGTCGTCGGCGAACTGGAAGCGGCCGCGGAGATGGCGCGCTTCACCCTCCAGCGCTTCGGCATCAGCGCGCAGGAAGCGCGCCTGATCGCCCGCCGGGTGAGCGGCGCGGCGGACGAGGACTGAGGGCTCCGCTACACTCTCCTTTACCACAATCTTCCCTGCCGGAGGGCAAGAAGCAGAGGTTCGCCGATGGACCCCACCTTGACCGAAGAACAGCAGCGC from Dehalococcoidia bacterium includes the following:
- a CDS encoding cation:proton antiporter, producing the protein MDPSSLLVNLALALAVAIVGAASALRLRQSVILGYLLAGVAIGPFTPGVVGDIQTVEALANIGIILLMFTIGIQLSLRDLVRAGRVAIGGGTLQVLAMIGLGAAVGHLLGWQPIESLFFGAVLSNSSSTVLSKVLDERGAGGAPEGRLALAWSTVQDLSTIVLVVVLSALAAGRDNPLEEVGLALAQAAIFLVLVLPVGSWVLPRLFLRIAALGSREVFVLSVAAVALGVAWLASLFGLSLALGAFVAGVVVAESDLSSQILGEAMPLRDLFAGLFFVSIGMLVDPLFAWNNLALVLLTAALIVIAKGALSAALAWALRVPLIVAVPTGALLAQSAEFSFLLARLGSELGAVSSLVFNVMLAGSVISIVLAAPVYEVAKPLARWAQRRLPPSPLATLPPSDDAPRRGHVVICGFGQVGSAIAAVLERRGLRWIAIDLDQRVVERGRERGGAILLGDAALPVVLDQTGLKGARALVIAVPDTLTTRRIVDYARQINPHLTLVARAPSREERDYLVARGVTVAVVGELEAAAEMARFTLQRFGISAQEARLIARRVSGAADED
- a CDS encoding peroxiredoxin family protein; amino-acid sequence: MRGLVELQKEIAVAYTSLVVMSTDPPEVSAAFRAGLGAQFPFLCDYERKVQRLLDLQETTDPRHDPIIPYSFTLYPDLTIHKIYNGYWFWGRPTLEELRQDFREISRAIRPDWDLQNIRR
- a CDS encoding LLM class flavin-dependent oxidoreductase yields the protein MHFSLYINPQTSGPDDDLKVIRAVTQHIEYADQNGFDAVYLTEHHTTGYNAFADPFMFGAYLANRIRRMTLGFSVAVLPFHHPLRFATHCNLLDNFYEGRFIAGFGTGNSPLEYEAFGIPLEEKREIVNEAIEVVLGCWRGNYEHHGKYFNVKVERVIPAPYTKPHPKVARAVTSDESLVDTARRGWPVLLGRFPEQRIKQYVDRYREVLEASNHPDDVIRYCLDWVTVLKLVYLAESEEQAYEELRPSLVRYLIQAAKANSSDYILEEQANEQAEEFIARAMIVGTPKQAIERIESYAHVGVRNMMIWTAFGSMPHEQTFRTLRLFAEEVMPHFQRVPAGVR
- a CDS encoding metal-dependent transcriptional regulator — translated: MPRSRVHRGDHGAPLGQAAEDYLKAVYHLQASGQEATTSALAGLLEISDASVTSMSKRLAQLGLVVHTRYHGVELTPAGRKIALEIIRHHRLLELYLAEVLGYSWDAVHAEADRLEHVISEEFEERIDVLLGRPTVDPHGDPIPTKDLELVEPALIPLSRLEPGQPAVIQRVSDRDPALLRYLASLGMFPSVPIVVRERAPFGGPIHVQLGDSEHAVGPELASHVFVRVLDEEPAPPAGP